The proteins below are encoded in one region of Sphingobacterium sp. R2:
- a CDS encoding RagB/SusD family nutrient uptake outer membrane protein, with amino-acid sequence MKTNIKYLAIAAVALFASCEKQLDITPEGSPSAQNFWKTEQDAIKAEAGMYQKYNEEDYYGRGMFWFINASDDMVTGRNKPEADNIKNFNRNYIGGGYTESQWSMRYAIIKRANDIIIHVPTISMDEARKKQIIGDAYFNAGLVYFQLAANYGNDKAGVPIVTPETDASVPVARANSVNENYDYIISLLLKAADNLPYFSDMNASDYGKAHKTAAWAYLSKVYLYKKDYTNAAKYADMVINSGKHDLLPNFVDVFKAANNWSKEYIWSVVCTPNGGGTGWGSKLPGVMLTNKAWGIYNGWGYYLPTKELYDSFESGDLRREATILKPGDKFQFFGNERTFTKDGGATSNYQFKKYMEPFSYKDPIPTHVNPNGDNGTTDLNVPLMRYAEVLLIKAEAAINLNGSGAGDTELNKIRKRAGLLAKSGMTLVDLKRERRNELAGEWADRHRDLVRWGDAQATYAKPLHDFDGTVIWPARNFNPQVHDVWAVPQREIDNSSGVIKQNPGW; translated from the coding sequence ATGAAAACGAATATTAAATACCTTGCAATAGCAGCAGTAGCACTTTTTGCATCGTGCGAAAAACAGTTGGATATAACGCCTGAGGGCTCTCCTTCCGCGCAGAATTTTTGGAAAACCGAACAGGATGCCATCAAAGCGGAGGCTGGTATGTATCAAAAATACAATGAAGAGGATTATTACGGCCGCGGAATGTTTTGGTTTATTAACGCCAGTGACGACATGGTAACAGGACGTAACAAACCGGAAGCCGACAATATCAAAAATTTCAACCGCAATTACATCGGTGGTGGTTATACCGAATCGCAATGGAGCATGCGCTATGCGATTATAAAAAGGGCCAACGATATTATTATCCATGTTCCCACTATAAGCATGGATGAAGCGCGAAAAAAACAGATCATTGGCGATGCCTATTTCAATGCAGGTCTGGTTTATTTTCAATTGGCGGCAAACTATGGGAACGACAAGGCGGGGGTGCCTATTGTTACACCTGAAACAGATGCTTCTGTTCCGGTAGCCAGAGCCAATAGCGTTAACGAAAATTACGATTACATCATTTCACTACTATTAAAAGCGGCCGACAACCTTCCCTATTTCTCAGACATGAATGCCTCAGATTACGGTAAAGCGCACAAAACTGCGGCATGGGCCTATTTATCAAAAGTATACCTGTACAAAAAGGACTATACCAATGCGGCCAAATATGCAGATATGGTGATCAATTCGGGCAAACATGATTTACTGCCTAATTTTGTCGATGTGTTTAAAGCGGCCAACAACTGGTCCAAAGAATATATCTGGTCGGTGGTCTGTACGCCAAATGGTGGCGGTACTGGATGGGGAAGTAAGCTTCCTGGAGTTATGCTCACCAACAAGGCCTGGGGAATCTACAATGGCTGGGGCTATTATCTACCGACAAAAGAACTGTACGATTCTTTTGAATCTGGCGATCTACGCCGTGAAGCAACAATCTTGAAACCTGGGGACAAATTTCAGTTTTTCGGCAATGAACGCACTTTCACAAAAGACGGCGGCGCTACATCCAATTACCAATTCAAGAAATACATGGAGCCGTTTTCTTATAAAGACCCTATTCCAACACATGTCAATCCAAATGGAGATAATGGCACTACAGATCTAAATGTTCCATTGATGCGCTATGCCGAAGTACTATTGATCAAGGCTGAAGCCGCCATTAATTTAAATGGCTCCGGTGCTGGCGATACTGAATTAAATAAAATCCGCAAGAGAGCGGGCTTGTTGGCAAAAAGCGGAATGACGCTTGTAGATTTAAAACGTGAGCGCCGCAATGAGCTTGCTGGGGAATGGGCAGACCGTCACCGCGATTTGGTCAGATGGGGTGATGCACAAGCTACCTATGCTAAACCTCTACACGATTTCGATGGTACGGTCATTTGGCCAGCTAGAAATTTCAATCCGCAAGTACATGACGTGTGGGCTGTTCCACAACGCGAGATCGACAACAGTTCCGGTGTCATTAAACAAAACCCAGGATGGTAA
- a CDS encoding RNA polymerase sigma-70 factor, whose translation MSELLIASLKQGDHFAMEQIFNLYWEAIFDAAFKKIGDENIAQDITQEIFISLWENRGQVIISGGLAAYLHGAVKFKVINHFRSTTVKDVHKAELATLMNQQYADSADDLLILKDAQQKVEEALTQLPERMRLVVTMSRKQEKSIKEIASELDVSVQTVKNQITSAMKLLKKSLS comes from the coding sequence GTGAGCGAATTATTAATAGCATCATTGAAGCAGGGTGATCACTTTGCCATGGAACAGATTTTTAATCTGTATTGGGAAGCCATATTTGATGCAGCTTTTAAGAAAATAGGTGACGAAAATATCGCTCAGGACATTACCCAGGAAATCTTCATTTCGCTGTGGGAAAATCGCGGACAGGTCATCATATCTGGCGGTTTGGCAGCCTACCTACATGGCGCAGTAAAATTTAAAGTAATCAACCATTTTCGGAGTACAACGGTTAAAGATGTTCATAAAGCCGAATTAGCTACTTTAATGAACCAGCAATATGCAGATTCAGCGGACGACCTGCTCATCCTTAAAGATGCACAGCAAAAAGTTGAAGAAGCTTTAACACAACTTCCCGAACGTATGCGACTGGTTGTCACCATGAGCCGAAAGCAAGAAAAATCGATCAAAGAAATTGCCAGCGAGCTGGATGTCTCCGTACAAACTGTCAAGAACCAAATTACCTCGGCGATGAAACTGCTCAAAAAAAGCCTTTCTTAA
- a CDS encoding DEAD/DEAH box helicase gives MGNSVENLGLPTDVAPIIPDKEKNSFIIPWEDQEDLYISSDYFLKHYKGEIPLEDFSLYSYSVRIIKVNKFKWPFSLRRKGNYKNKYLKIDLEIKEVGLKVKCDCKKRHDGPCDYVIIGLYRKFLLSNKFLHDLYAKDIAILPESQHKFFQLGISRLYYRNDKVCIENHKQFGQVYNYFDHQELESELLVAASENRWLGQTEEPFPDFMYVIPTERQVDGLPFLIPFEIDSKINYLGELGNGLTNFADSDVLKIDLCRKILAFSKSPQRQIRDREQDDLRNDFDHVEKDFIISAWRKLLERKLDQRLRVAFVDRNNFKTTIENFKYPAKYRTTYRNVILAGDDLSLKFHLKEYSDHLLLSLILVYKGEELKDYTSECRSNFFFINLNEDECLFVDNLQKEFLLRFFHSISTKITVLKRDYEDFFTRMLIPLSTSFHIDLEPLKKDTVFISNTAHQVSQFKVVVEKDDDDKLNFELKAMLSEKEEYIIPYGGNLILKSENGTCLYTERDLVGENEFNTFIETQFPNLKSCSNRMVKRLEWQAYSNRNRLNEFIKKCKSKGYKTILNNISKGTYLLPHQLKWEVLDIRQDNNVFSIYMIFKFGTTTYLPGEFEEKIVYNYSSIQLADQSFGYIKASDKALFDVLFNYAVVETDCLKLTSAQLLSFQTQLDRIDPRIIQNSLAERRKKLLNTDEIALLDVPKEIQAELRPYQQAGFSWMVFLSDFQWGGILADDMGLGKTLQAITLLEYFYQNNPKAAPSIIIVPNSLLFNWLAEFKKFSPNRRTTIYHGQKRREITEIENESILITTYGTVMMELDFLKSQSFSYMILDESQVIKNRNSKRFKALTELKSCYRIAMTGTPIENGVEDIYAQMSMVNPGFFGTYGNFNNTYRGIKDENTAQETVLGLQKMIQPFILRRTKKQVALDLPEKTETIIYMDMLPDQRKIYDKVRKIFKGEIENNLNSADSTKSKFLAIEALQKLRQLCNSPILMKDGGFGHESIKLDFIDEIMDEVAPNHKMLIFSSYTSMLKLVAKRIETKGIAYTYLDGKMNQEQRQNAVERFQNEDECRVFLISLKAGGTGLNLTAADYVYILDPWWNPAAEAQAIDRCYRIGQEKHVMAYKIVCRDSVEEHILALQESKKRISEGLILDETNLMKSISKEELLKLFE, from the coding sequence ATGGGAAATAGTGTTGAAAATCTGGGGCTACCAACAGATGTTGCTCCGATTATACCTGACAAAGAGAAGAATAGCTTTATTATTCCTTGGGAAGACCAAGAGGATCTTTATATTTCATCAGACTACTTTCTTAAGCACTATAAAGGAGAAATACCACTGGAAGATTTCAGCCTTTACAGTTACAGCGTTAGGATAATCAAAGTCAACAAGTTTAAATGGCCATTTTCTCTAAGAAGAAAAGGAAATTATAAAAACAAATATCTCAAAATCGATCTAGAGATCAAAGAAGTCGGATTGAAGGTTAAGTGTGATTGTAAAAAGCGTCATGATGGTCCGTGTGATTATGTAATTATTGGGCTTTATCGTAAGTTTTTACTCAGTAATAAATTCTTACATGATTTATATGCAAAAGATATTGCCATCCTGCCCGAAAGTCAGCATAAGTTCTTTCAATTGGGTATTTCTAGACTATATTACCGCAATGATAAGGTTTGTATTGAAAACCATAAGCAGTTTGGTCAGGTATATAATTATTTCGACCACCAGGAGCTTGAATCGGAATTGCTAGTTGCAGCATCTGAAAACCGATGGCTGGGACAGACTGAGGAGCCTTTTCCGGATTTTATGTATGTTATTCCTACAGAGCGTCAGGTGGACGGACTGCCCTTTTTAATACCTTTTGAAATAGACAGTAAGATAAATTATTTAGGAGAATTGGGTAATGGGTTGACGAATTTTGCTGATAGTGATGTGTTAAAAATCGATTTATGTCGTAAGATTTTAGCCTTTTCCAAAAGTCCACAGAGACAAATAAGGGATCGGGAACAAGATGACTTACGAAATGACTTTGATCATGTGGAGAAGGATTTTATTATCAGTGCTTGGCGTAAACTTTTGGAAAGAAAATTGGATCAAAGATTACGTGTTGCCTTTGTCGATAGGAATAATTTTAAAACCACAATCGAAAACTTTAAATATCCAGCCAAATATCGTACAACTTATCGGAATGTGATTTTGGCGGGCGATGATCTTAGCCTGAAATTTCATTTGAAAGAATATAGCGATCACCTGCTTCTATCGTTAATTCTTGTCTACAAAGGAGAGGAGTTGAAAGACTATACATCCGAATGTCGGTCCAATTTCTTCTTTATCAATCTAAATGAAGATGAGTGTCTTTTTGTTGATAATCTACAAAAGGAGTTTCTATTACGTTTCTTTCACAGTATTTCCACTAAAATCACGGTGTTAAAGAGAGACTATGAAGACTTCTTTACGCGTATGTTGATTCCATTGTCAACATCCTTTCATATAGACCTTGAACCTTTAAAAAAGGATACAGTTTTTATTTCTAATACCGCTCATCAAGTGTCTCAATTTAAGGTTGTGGTGGAGAAAGACGACGACGATAAATTAAATTTCGAATTGAAAGCTATGCTGAGTGAAAAGGAAGAATATATAATTCCATATGGAGGAAACTTGATTTTAAAATCGGAAAATGGAACCTGCCTATATACTGAGCGAGATCTTGTTGGCGAGAATGAGTTTAATACCTTTATTGAAACACAGTTTCCAAATTTGAAAAGTTGCAGCAATAGGATGGTAAAGCGCTTGGAATGGCAGGCGTATAGCAACAGAAATAGACTGAATGAATTTATAAAAAAATGTAAGAGCAAGGGGTACAAAACTATACTGAACAATATTTCAAAGGGAACTTATCTGCTGCCGCACCAACTGAAATGGGAAGTATTGGATATTCGTCAGGACAATAATGTATTTTCCATTTACATGATTTTCAAATTTGGAACAACGACCTATTTACCGGGAGAGTTTGAAGAAAAGATCGTATACAACTACAGTAGCATTCAATTGGCGGATCAATCTTTCGGATATATCAAAGCTTCAGATAAAGCATTATTTGATGTACTGTTTAATTATGCGGTGGTTGAAACCGACTGTCTTAAACTCACTTCAGCCCAATTGCTATCTTTCCAAACACAGCTGGATCGAATTGATCCTCGTATTATTCAAAATAGCCTAGCTGAACGTCGAAAGAAATTATTAAATACGGATGAAATAGCCCTGTTGGATGTTCCGAAAGAGATCCAGGCAGAGCTGCGCCCGTACCAACAGGCCGGATTTAGCTGGATGGTATTCTTAAGCGATTTTCAATGGGGCGGTATCTTGGCTGATGATATGGGATTAGGGAAAACCTTACAGGCAATAACGCTTTTGGAATATTTCTATCAAAATAATCCAAAGGCAGCCCCCTCAATTATTATTGTACCCAATTCTCTGCTATTCAATTGGCTGGCAGAATTTAAGAAATTTTCCCCAAATCGTCGGACAACTATTTATCATGGACAAAAAAGGAGGGAAATCACGGAAATAGAGAACGAATCCATCTTGATTACGACCTATGGAACAGTTATGATGGAGCTTGATTTTCTTAAATCCCAGTCCTTTAGTTACATGATTTTAGATGAGTCGCAGGTGATAAAAAATCGTAATTCAAAAAGATTTAAAGCGCTTACTGAGCTAAAATCTTGCTATCGAATAGCGATGACAGGAACACCTATTGAAAATGGCGTGGAGGATATCTATGCACAAATGAGTATGGTCAACCCGGGTTTTTTTGGAACTTATGGTAATTTTAATAACACCTATCGGGGGATCAAAGATGAAAATACAGCGCAAGAAACTGTCCTCGGCCTCCAAAAGATGATCCAACCTTTTATTCTTCGGCGTACAAAAAAACAGGTTGCTTTGGACCTTCCTGAAAAGACCGAAACAATTATCTATATGGATATGCTTCCCGATCAAAGGAAAATTTACGATAAGGTCCGGAAAATATTTAAGGGAGAGATTGAAAATAATCTGAATAGCGCTGATTCCACGAAATCCAAATTTTTAGCGATCGAGGCGCTGCAAAAACTACGACAGCTTTGCAACTCGCCTATTCTGATGAAAGATGGCGGCTTCGGTCATGAATCTATTAAATTGGATTTTATTGATGAGATCATGGATGAAGTAGCTCCAAATCATAAGATGCTAATCTTTTCGTCGTATACTTCCATGCTTAAACTTGTGGCTAAGCGTATCGAAACGAAAGGAATAGCATATACCTACCTTGATGGCAAAATGAATCAGGAGCAACGGCAAAATGCGGTCGAAAGATTTCAGAACGAGGACGAATGCCGTGTGTTTCTCATTAGCCTTAAAGCGGGAGGAACCGGCTTAAATCTAACGGCTGCCGACTATGTCTATATTTTAGACCCCTGGTGGAATCCTGCTGCCGAAGCACAGGCGATAGATCGTTGTTATCGAATAGGGCAAGAAAAGCATGTGATGGCTTATAAGATTGTTTGTCGGGATTCCGTTGAGGAGCACATCTTAGCCCTTCAAGAAAGTAAAAAACGAATATCCGAAGGACTGATTTTAGATGAAACAAATCTGATGAAATCGATCAGTAAAGAAGAGTTGCTTAAATTATTTGAATAA
- a CDS encoding SusC/RagA family TonB-linked outer membrane protein produces the protein MKTPAFKREFSFYRIMKYPCIAFSITSVFCSSLMASPGMAQRLDKSSVNINISKGEKIDLILHKIESLSGLHFVYNPDLLQKRNTVLSGSFKTEPVRSLLNKLGINAVEKEDYVILNTQTNIKADRIVTGFVRDTLGAAIAGVSVKVVGTQVGTTTDIKGAFRIEAAPQAVLSFSMVGFHSKEVVVGENEVINVTLSEERSTLSEVVVVGYGTQKKETLTGAVSLVSLDKLSSRSVNSVGEVLAGKSPGVIVTNEGGDPTSPPRINIRGAGGINGESVLYVIDGSIFLGTPQLNPNDIESISVLKDASAAIYGARASGGVVLITTKKGKKGQMQVSVDAKLGQQSAWRKLQPLNAEQRAEVAATAAKNGGTTILPAFDPAKYPEGLVTKTNWMDEVFRNAILQDYNGAINGGNEKSNFYLSFNYRKAEGIVLNTKTQRYNFRINSEHQVTPWLKIGENLSYSSTNGNGANTSSDYTGALLSAIYYPTNGTPYNADGSFAGLPGPFPGDYGDIINPVAELMRIDINNPVNVLVVNPYANIQLAKGLTFRSNLSITKSNIRYKSFTPKRPEIGKPVLSNSLVERANDANDILAEQVLNYKTKFDHHQLDLTGGYSFQKTKSSYLNASGTGFDDESKQYRYLNNANTIQPSESGYGATALSSLFLRANYNYNEKYLLSLIGRRDASSIIPLKENRARYYYSTSAGWALHKEDFLKSVEWLNELKIRASYGKLGGLANLNPLDVNPLLIRADAYFGENPKLQNGYAQNVLPNMDMRWAESKQTNIGLDLGILNGLSLVADYFVKETNKMILTKPLPGTAGLSTQTINGGIVKDKGIELGLTYSSAKNKDFSYSINATLTKLTNNVQELAPGLNNIAVGTNFRNELAPLTITVGQPLYSYYVLKTDGIFQSQAEADNYKNTNGQKIQPNAKAGDFKFVDIDGNGSIGPEDRYYAGSAYPDFSYGLSFNANYKNVDLNIFAQGVQGNKLFNAIKRTTYSASGPSYNKLVGILDAWSPENPNGKVPIISSSDANGNFNASDFYIEDGSFLRIRNVTLGYTLPKSLTDRYKLGNVRVYATTNNLFTFTKYTGFDPEIGMDNNGLDVGRYPQAQSFIFGLNVNF, from the coding sequence ATGAAAACACCTGCATTCAAAAGAGAATTCTCTTTTTATCGGATCATGAAGTATCCCTGCATCGCATTTTCGATTACTTCGGTATTCTGCAGTTCACTAATGGCCTCACCCGGTATGGCCCAACGTTTGGACAAAAGCAGTGTAAACATCAACATAAGCAAGGGCGAGAAAATCGATTTGATTCTTCACAAAATCGAAAGTCTTTCGGGCCTTCATTTTGTTTACAATCCCGATCTATTGCAAAAACGGAACACAGTTTTAAGCGGTAGCTTTAAAACCGAGCCTGTTCGTTCCCTCTTGAATAAACTTGGAATCAATGCGGTAGAAAAGGAGGACTATGTAATTTTGAACACCCAAACAAACATCAAGGCAGACCGCATCGTGACAGGTTTTGTAAGAGATACACTGGGAGCTGCCATCGCAGGTGTATCTGTAAAAGTAGTGGGTACGCAGGTAGGAACCACAACAGATATAAAAGGTGCATTTCGAATCGAGGCTGCACCGCAAGCTGTACTTTCTTTTTCGATGGTCGGATTCCATTCCAAGGAAGTCGTAGTCGGCGAAAACGAGGTCATTAATGTTACACTAAGTGAAGAACGTTCGACCTTATCCGAAGTTGTTGTCGTAGGCTATGGAACGCAGAAAAAAGAGACGTTAACAGGTGCTGTCAGCTTGGTATCACTTGACAAATTATCGTCTAGATCTGTCAACAGTGTTGGCGAAGTATTGGCCGGTAAATCGCCAGGCGTTATTGTTACGAATGAAGGTGGCGATCCGACATCGCCCCCACGTATCAATATTCGGGGTGCCGGTGGTATCAATGGTGAAAGTGTACTCTATGTTATTGATGGTTCGATCTTCTTAGGTACTCCACAATTAAATCCCAACGACATTGAGTCTATTTCCGTATTAAAGGATGCATCGGCAGCGATCTATGGTGCCAGAGCTTCTGGTGGTGTGGTATTGATCACCACGAAAAAAGGAAAAAAAGGACAGATGCAAGTTAGCGTTGATGCCAAGTTAGGCCAACAAAGTGCATGGCGAAAATTACAGCCTTTGAACGCCGAACAACGTGCCGAGGTCGCTGCAACAGCTGCAAAAAATGGTGGGACGACCATCTTACCAGCTTTCGATCCGGCGAAATACCCAGAAGGTTTAGTGACCAAAACAAACTGGATGGATGAGGTATTTAGAAACGCGATATTGCAAGATTACAATGGCGCAATTAATGGCGGAAATGAAAAATCTAATTTTTACCTAAGTTTCAATTACCGCAAAGCAGAAGGTATTGTACTCAATACGAAAACGCAGCGTTACAACTTCAGGATAAACTCAGAGCATCAAGTTACACCATGGTTAAAAATAGGTGAAAATCTTTCCTATAGCAGTACCAATGGAAATGGCGCTAATACAAGCAGCGACTATACAGGAGCGCTATTGTCGGCCATTTATTATCCAACCAATGGAACACCTTATAATGCCGATGGTAGTTTTGCTGGTCTACCGGGTCCATTCCCTGGCGATTACGGTGATATCATTAATCCTGTTGCCGAACTGATGCGCATCGACATCAACAATCCGGTCAATGTGCTGGTTGTGAATCCATACGCCAACATCCAATTGGCAAAAGGCTTAACTTTTAGATCCAACTTAAGCATTACAAAATCGAACATTAGATATAAAAGCTTTACACCAAAACGTCCTGAAATAGGTAAACCCGTTTTGAGCAATAGTCTGGTGGAAAGAGCGAATGACGCAAATGATATCCTTGCCGAACAAGTCCTAAATTATAAAACCAAATTTGACCATCATCAACTTGATTTGACCGGAGGTTATAGTTTTCAAAAAACCAAAAGTAGTTATTTGAATGCTTCAGGAACCGGCTTTGACGACGAATCCAAGCAATACAGATACCTGAATAACGCGAACACAATACAACCGTCGGAAAGTGGTTATGGAGCCACAGCACTTTCGTCTCTTTTCTTACGGGCAAACTATAATTACAATGAAAAATACTTACTATCCTTAATTGGTCGAAGAGATGCTTCATCCATCATTCCATTAAAAGAGAATAGAGCGCGCTACTATTATTCAACATCTGCCGGATGGGCTCTACACAAAGAAGATTTCTTGAAATCTGTAGAATGGTTAAACGAGCTTAAAATAAGAGCAAGTTACGGTAAATTGGGTGGTCTAGCCAACCTAAACCCACTGGATGTTAACCCTCTTCTTATTCGCGCCGATGCCTATTTCGGTGAAAACCCAAAATTACAAAATGGATATGCTCAGAATGTATTACCCAATATGGATATGCGATGGGCTGAAAGTAAACAAACAAATATAGGTTTAGATCTTGGAATTTTGAACGGATTGAGCTTGGTAGCAGATTATTTTGTCAAAGAAACCAATAAGATGATCTTAACCAAACCTCTTCCGGGAACAGCGGGTTTGAGCACACAAACGATTAACGGTGGTATAGTAAAAGATAAAGGTATTGAACTAGGACTAACGTATAGTAGTGCTAAAAATAAAGATTTTTCGTACTCAATTAATGCAACCCTAACCAAATTGACCAACAACGTTCAAGAATTGGCCCCTGGATTGAACAATATCGCAGTAGGTACTAATTTTAGAAATGAGCTAGCTCCGTTGACAATTACTGTTGGCCAACCTCTTTACAGTTACTACGTATTAAAGACCGATGGTATCTTCCAGAGTCAGGCAGAAGCTGATAACTACAAAAATACCAATGGACAAAAAATTCAACCCAATGCAAAAGCGGGCGATTTCAAATTTGTAGACATCGATGGGAATGGTTCGATCGGACCTGAAGATCGCTACTACGCCGGAAGTGCTTATCCTGATTTTTCTTACGGTCTGAGCTTCAATGCGAATTACAAAAACGTTGATCTCAATATTTTTGCACAAGGTGTACAAGGAAACAAATTGTTTAATGCCATCAAAAGAACAACCTACAGCGCGAGCGGTCCTTCGTACAACAAATTAGTAGGAATCCTCGATGCATGGTCACCAGAAAACCCGAATGGGAAAGTGCCTATTATCTCAAGCTCAGACGCCAACGGAAACTTTAATGCATCAGATTTCTATATCGAAGATGGTTCTTTCCTTCGTATCCGAAATGTCACATTAGGGTATACACTTCCAAAATCTTTGACTGACAGATATAAACTTGGAAACGTGAGAGTCTATGCGACTACGAACAACTTATTTACGTTTACAAAATACACTGGTTTTGATCCGGAAATTGGTATGGATAACAATGGACTTGATGTCGGACGCTACCCACAAGCCCAAAGCTTTATTTTCGGTCTAAACGTCAATTTTTAA
- a CDS encoding FecR family protein encodes MMEENAKQLLQKYLNGEASAAEIKQVEDWYAQLDNAVKKIPQQRKAALREQLLTNIQSSISEKESKRPSLLYSPVFKIAAAILMISSIGLLYWKVNNQPIAPSAQIVTTTLAGEHKKIVLADGSEIIMEPSSKISYPSKFKGNIREIALTEGEAFFAIAHDEQHPFQVQLASKLAVKVLGTSFRIKAYQASDQVEVTVATGKVAVQQQDKILGILTKNQSLRYSKETAQSSRSIVENNTAVAIAFDGTNLQEVAKKLEYIYNIEIILKDTSLRSLKTTATFNSTQNPAEILDIICSLHHLKYSTIEKDKVFKIHK; translated from the coding sequence ATGATGGAAGAAAATGCAAAGCAGCTACTGCAAAAATATTTAAATGGAGAGGCCAGCGCCGCCGAGATTAAACAAGTCGAAGATTGGTACGCCCAACTGGATAATGCAGTCAAAAAAATCCCACAGCAACGCAAAGCAGCACTGCGCGAACAATTATTGACCAATATCCAATCCAGTATTTCGGAAAAGGAAAGTAAACGACCTTCCCTGCTATATTCACCTGTATTCAAAATAGCGGCCGCTATTTTAATGATTTCTTCCATAGGACTTCTTTATTGGAAAGTAAATAATCAACCTATCGCACCATCTGCGCAGATCGTCACCACAACCCTTGCAGGTGAACATAAAAAGATTGTATTGGCAGATGGTTCGGAAATTATTATGGAACCATCTTCAAAAATCAGCTATCCAAGTAAATTCAAGGGAAATATCCGCGAAATAGCACTTACTGAAGGGGAAGCCTTCTTTGCTATTGCCCACGACGAACAACACCCATTTCAGGTGCAGCTTGCATCCAAGCTAGCGGTTAAAGTATTGGGTACCTCCTTTCGGATAAAAGCTTATCAGGCTTCCGACCAAGTCGAAGTCACCGTCGCTACCGGTAAGGTGGCAGTACAGCAACAAGATAAAATATTAGGTATATTAACCAAAAACCAAAGTCTACGTTACAGCAAAGAAACCGCACAATCTTCGCGTAGTATAGTAGAAAATAATACAGCTGTCGCCATAGCATTTGATGGAACAAACCTCCAAGAGGTGGCAAAAAAACTGGAATATATCTACAACATTGAAATTATCTTAAAAGATACATCGCTTAGGTCTCTCAAAACAACAGCCACATTCAATAGCACACAAAATCCAGCAGAAATACTGGATATCATATGCAGCCTACATCACCTTAAGTACAGCACGATTGAAAAGGATAAAGTATTTAAAATCCACAAATAA